The following nucleotide sequence is from Primulina tabacum isolate GXHZ01 chromosome 2, ASM2559414v2, whole genome shotgun sequence.
TATGAACTCACAGAACTATTTGTAAGGATCTGAGACTTCGTTTTTCTCAGAGACTCACTCTGCACTGTAGAAACACGAGGATCAGGAAATAAGATAATGAAGGGCGCCTGTTACTCAGATTCAGTTGATAAACATTATTGCATTCACCTTCATTAATGTCCTTCATCTCCCAGCATAAATCCAGATACTTGAGAGCCTTTCGGTACTTTCTAATGGCCATCTTGTAGTCTTCCTTCTGTAGATGCAGAAATTTAAAACATCGTGGCAGAAAAAATGAAGACTGGATAACCCATGAATTGCTGTGTTCTTAACATAAACCATTTAGAAAAAGTAAAtcaagattaaattaaatactgTCAGAGATTTATAGCAGGCACTGTAAAGGTCAATTTACAGTTACGAAGACAAGCTACCGACAGTAAAACTTGAAGGATATAAAAATTATCAAATGTAACCACCTTGTACCACTCATTTCCTAAGACTTTGATGGAATCTACTGCAGTTATCAACCATGAGATGTCATCCGGTTTTGCATCAAGATCCACCGGCCAATCAGGATATACATCACCATCTTTAAAGAAGTTAATTATCCCATCATCGGCCCCCTCAGGAATTTCTCCACAATCAACTATTATGACATCAATAGTGGGATGGTAATCATCTGTCGTTGTTACATACTCAATTGCCCGAACCAATCCTAATCCTTTGATCACCTTTCCAAATACGACATGCTTCCCATCAAGATGGGTGGCTTGAGTTGTAACAATGAAAAATTGAGATCCATTGCTATTTGGCCCTGAATTAGCCATTGACAACATCCCTTTCCGAGAGTGTTTGAGCTCAAAATTTTCATCTTCAAATTTTAACCCATAAATGGATTCACCGTCCACTCCATTTCCAGAACATATATCA
It contains:
- the LOC142537016 gene encoding peptidyl-prolyl cis-trans isomerase CYP40-like, which produces MVNPRCYLDISIGGDMEGRIVAELYKDVVPKTAENFRALCTGEKGISPKSGLPLHYKGTHFNRVIRGLMVQGGDICSGNGVDGESIYGLKFEDENFELKHSRKGMLSMANSGPNSNGSQFFIVTTQATHLDGKHVVFGKVIKGLGLVRAIEYVTTTDDYHPTIDVIIVDCGEIPEGADDGIINFFKDGDVYPDWPVDLDAKPDDISWLITAVDSIKVLGNEWYKKEDYKMAIRKYRKALKYLDLCWEMKDINEVQSESLRKTKSQILTNSSVCKLKLGNLKGALLDADFAIRDGKDNAKAFYRQGQVYMALNYIDAAVESFKEALKLEPNDSGIKKELAIAKKKIADRLEQERKAFSRMFQ